A stretch of the Deltaproteobacteria bacterium genome encodes the following:
- a CDS encoding type II toxin-antitoxin system prevent-host-death family antitoxin has translation MQAVNIKELKAKLSAYIRQVRSGETFLVTDRNHVVARLSPVESMTSATAGVTDTLAKLASLGSRPPLRERRQTDYIRHSETSGMSTQQIDELLNWSRGEFK, from the coding sequence ATGCAAGCTGTGAATATTAAAGAACTAAAAGCCAAGCTTAGCGCCTATATTCGTCAGGTGCGTAGCGGTGAGACGTTTTTAGTTACCGACCGTAATCATGTTGTTGCACGTCTTTCACCAGTAGAGTCAATGACATCGGCAACAGCAGGTGTTACTGATACATTAGCAAAACTTGCATCACTTGGTTCACGCCCACCGCTTCGGGAACGTCGGCAAACAGATTATATTCGGCACAGCGAAACCTCTGGTATGTCGACGCAACAAATTGATGAGCTGCTAAATTGGTCAAGAGGTGAATTTAAATAA
- a CDS encoding PIN domain-containing protein: MITIDTNILVHAHQREASLHQPAAATVKKCAEANMPWGICLHSMIEFYGVVTQPRLWQMPSTPAQALEQIAAWRESPTLRVLGDVPGLFDIIIELIQKGQVRGGMVHDARIAATCLVHGIDELWTVDRDFSRFPQLRTRNPLV, translated from the coding sequence ATGATTACTATCGATACTAATATTTTGGTTCATGCGCATCAACGTGAAGCGAGTTTACATCAACCTGCCGCTGCAACGGTTAAAAAATGTGCTGAAGCAAATATGCCTTGGGGTATTTGTCTGCACTCGATGATTGAGTTTTATGGGGTGGTTACACAACCAAGACTTTGGCAGATGCCATCGACACCGGCTCAGGCATTAGAACAAATCGCCGCATGGCGTGAATCGCCGACATTACGAGTTTTAGGTGATGTTCCGGGTCTATTTGATATAATTATTGAGCTTATTCAAAAAGGTCAAGTTAGAGGTGGCATGGTGCATGATGCTCGTATTGCTGCAACTTGCCTAGTGCATGGTATCGATGAGTTGTGGACAGTTGATCGTGACTTTAGTCGTTTCCCACAATTGCGTACACGCAATCCGTTGGTCTAA
- a CDS encoding type II toxin-antitoxin system VapC family toxin: protein MNIYLETSAVLRDLLDGEDKHEIRQWLRGAKFIATSQLTIAEVGRVLARVRVLEPQVASIIAARAAQFETDSELWVIHPVDDAIWSRCARPFPKEPLRTLDAIHLATIEILSAAIDNLAILSTDIRVRENAKILGFKALP, encoded by the coding sequence ATGAATATTTATTTAGAAACTAGCGCAGTATTACGTGATCTACTTGACGGTGAAGATAAACATGAAATCCGACAGTGGCTACGCGGCGCCAAATTTATAGCAACATCACAACTTACTATTGCTGAAGTTGGTCGGGTACTAGCTAGAGTACGCGTTCTTGAACCACAAGTAGCGAGTATCATAGCAGCGCGTGCTGCTCAGTTTGAAACTGATAGTGAATTATGGGTGATTCATCCTGTCGATGACGCAATTTGGTCGCGTTGTGCCCGGCCTTTTCCTAAAGAACCATTGCGTACGCTTGATGCTATTCATCTTGCAACTATAGAAATTTTATCTGCTGCTATCGATAATTTAGCAATTTTATCTACCGATATTAGGGTACGCGAAAATGCTAAAATACTAGGGTTTAAAGCGTTACCTTAA